In Daphnia magna isolate NIES linkage group LG5, ASM2063170v1.1, whole genome shotgun sequence, a single genomic region encodes these proteins:
- the LOC123472258 gene encoding heat shock protein 110-like, which produces MEVFPKFHSVPFSKILTFFRKSPFVFAASLNRFKKAYTAYNSGVAAYDHWTPEEAKKLELAIAEKVSWLDANISRVKATLKTKDLPIKAAAFHSEHQAFESSMNPVLNKPKPQPPAPPAEAAQSGKPEDAANGSTIVLPELIRGPQSRLHHAKLIGRASPTYIGWALRIENYC; this is translated from the exons ATGGAAGTATTCCCCAAGTTTCACAGCGTTCCTTTCTCCAAGATTCTAACATTCTTCCGAAAGAGTCCTTTTGTGTTTGCTGCTTCGTTGAATCGTTTCAAGAAAGCGTACACTGCTTACAATAGCGGTGTTGCAGCCTACGATCACTGGACGCCCGAAGAAGCAAAGAAGTTGGAACTAGCAATTGCTGAAAAAGTTTCTTGGTTGGATGCCAACATCAGCCGTGTGAAGGCAACTCTTAAGACTAAGGACTTGCCTATTAAAGCCGCTGCCTTCCATAGCGAACACCAG GCTTTTGAAAGCAGCATGAATCCAGTTTTGAACAAACCCAAACCACAGCCTCCTGCCCCACCGGCTGAAGCTGCACAGTCGGGCAAGCCAGAGGATGCTGCCAACGGCTCAACAATAGTGCTCCCAGAATTGATCCGTGGACCGCAGTCCCGACTCCATCATGCGAAATTAATTGGCCGTGCATCACCAACTTATATCGGATGGGCGCTCCGTATTGAAAACTATTGCTAA
- the LOC116926095 gene encoding uncharacterized protein LOC116926095, translating into MEPMNIPISHEKLLQLVDWDFSVKQIAKWFCVSRWTILRKLKQFKISRKKFSNIDDCDLMQVIANVLADKPNMGGDVYLRHHLKTNVGVFVQRWRIRKCVHEIFGSQPRAKNTIKRRRYQVRAPLSMVHLDTHHKLIRWRFVVVGAVDGFSRKIFCMKLDTNNKAKTVLKHFLTGVKELGLPSRVRTDKGKENVGVAHLMFLTRGGNRASFIRGRSVHNTRIERTWREVLRVALSPFRELFYLMEGEGILDVSNNMHIFSLHFVFRSLIEKSLDEFCAMWDSHKLRTEGLSPIQLFTLGIEELKRRSLVDGKSYTELQQFDADMQLVNTIQNHCIRGVRGVKVPDIVCPSEDTLAELRNHFPITKITFENSVETYLSFRYVLNAMSNV; encoded by the exons ATGGAACCAATGAATATTCCTATATCTCATGAAAAACTCTTACAACTTGTTGACTGGGATTTTTCAGTAAAACAAATAGCAAAATGGTTTTGTGTGTCCCGCTGGACAATACTCAGAAAACTAAAGCAATTCAAAATTTCTCGAAAGAAATTTTCTAATATTGATGATTGTGACCTCATGCAAGTCATAGCAAATGTCTTGGCTGATAAACCAAATATGG GAGGAGATGTATATCTGAGACACCACCTCAAAACAAATGTAGGTGTCTTTGTCCAACGATGGCGTATAAGAAAATGTGTTCATGAAATCTTTGGATCCCAGCCAAGAGCCAAGAATACAATCAAGAGAAGACGTTATCAAGTGCGAGCTCCGTTGTCTATGGTACATTTGGACACTCATCATAAACTCATTAGATGGaggtttgttgttgttggagcAGTTGACGGGTTTTCtcgaaaaatattttgtatgaAGTTAGACACCAATAATAAAGCTAAAACGGTCTTGAAGCATTTTCTAACCGGTGTCAAAGAACTTGGTCTGCCATCACGAGTAAG AACTGACAAAGGAAAGGAGAATGTTGGTGTTGCTCATTTGATGTTCCTTACAAGGGGTGGTAATCGGGCCAGTTTCATCCGCGGTCGGTCAGTTCACAACACCAGAATTGAACGAACATGGAGGGAAGTGTTACGTGTTGCCCTATCCCCTTTCAGAGAATTGTTCTA TCTTATGGAAGGTGAAGGAATCCTGGACGTTTCGAACAACATGCACATATTTTcactccattttgttttccgATCCCTGATTGAAAAATCTTTAGATGAATTCTGTGCTATGTGGGACTCCCACAAACTCCGCACCGAGGGTTTATCTCCCATTCAACTATTCACTTTAGGAATAGAAGAATTGAAAAGACGATCCTTGGTAGACGGGAAAAGCTATACAGAATTGCAGCAATTTGATGCCGACATGCAACTTGTAAATACCATACAAAATCATTGCATCAGAGGAGTTCGTGGTGTCAAAGTGCCTGATATTGTCTGTCCATCTGAAGATACCTTGGCGGAATTGAGAAACCATTTCCCAATCACTAAAATTACATTTGAAAATTCCGTAGAAACGTACCTTTCCTTCCGCTATGTACTGAACGCAATGAGTAACGTTTAG
- the LOC116923895 gene encoding LOW QUALITY PROTEIN: uncharacterized protein LOC116923895 (The sequence of the model RefSeq protein was modified relative to this genomic sequence to represent the inferred CDS: inserted 1 base in 1 codon; substituted 1 base at 1 genomic stop codon) yields the protein MESRGDTILHNPTCYLGISTLDVGFTDIVKKALIAKLEELGNCYGKNVNLALDEVAIKPDKSYMKNVYKLIGHVDMAGIVVPKDNQKLANKLLTFAINGLANPFCIVVGYFLVNKMSADELCKLTLHIIEQVNDPERKLFLSFDSSHIIKNLRNQFRDRPLQRNGKALMFDFVKRLHNKQKKFILKMLEALRRRQVSGFMGSEETIAFMLKIIKWFEIHDISDLTQATFKRLPNKAFFRSSGDERIKWLENYVTWLNDCKNSVTDKGNFLTAETFEAITITTKSTIAKILFLLDTAEFKYVLTRKFNSDNLXMYLMXANGGNYSMDAKAAIYGMEILLCTGITYSAINCNVPLLREKQQRKKESFLRSTTEHIPKKRALDVLLTLGKEYLAVLDELKKPPDYNTDTDCAAKLSTAVTCGFLLLVLDEREICVECKEGLGHSEFHDPQSTAVNTLNSCLDRGGLNFPSKEFVERMWTIHRFVEMFLHKAHNTRKIREDTVNFLAQHIAACSTFCCSRGKELPPENKHNERLVLLILLKFINPMINGYASKQTDLQANAPTVGNNKIANRKYNTHSK from the exons ATGGAGTCAAGAGGTGATACGATTCTGCATAATCCTACATG CTATCTTGGAATTTCAACCTTGGATGTGGGTTTCACTGATATCGTCAAAAAAGCGTTAATTGCAAAACTTGAAGAACTGGGAAATTGCTACGGCAAAAATGTAAACCTCGCGCTGGATGAGGTTGCAATTAAACCAGACAAATCTTACATGAAAAATGTCTACAAATTAATAGGTCATGTCGACATGGCCGGCATTGTCGTACCTAAAGACAACCAAAAACTTGCAAACAAATTACTAACTTTTGCCATAAATGGACTGGCCAATCCATTTTGTATCGTCGTTGGGTATTTCCTAGTCAATAAAATGTCCGCAGACGAACTGTGCAAGTTGACTTTACACATTATTGAACAAGT AAACGATCCCGAAAGGAAGCTTTTTCTCAGTTTTGATTCTTCGCatattataaaaaatttgcgAAATCAATTCAGAGATCGACCTTTacaaagaaatggaaaagcCCTTATGTTTGATTTCGTGAAAAGGTTgcacaacaaacaaaaaaaattcatccTAAAAATGCTAGAAGCTCTACGTCGAAGACAAGTTTCTGGCTTCATGGGCTCGGAAGAAACCATTGCGTTTATGttgaaaattattaaatgGTTTGAAATTCATGATATAAGCGACTTAACGCAAGCTACATTTAAACGACTTCCAAATAAAGCCTTCTTTCGTTCTAGTGGTGACGAAAGAATAAAGTGGTTGGAAAACTATGTAACATGGCTAAACGATTGCAAAAATTCGGTCACTGACAAAGGAAACTTTCTAACCGCCGAGACGTTTGAAGCCATAACCATCACTACAAAATCAACAATAgccaaaattttgtttttactagATACTGCCGAATTTAAATACGTGTTAACTCGAAAATTCAACAGCGACAACC TGATGTACCTGATGTAAGCTAATGGCGGAAACTATAGCATGGACGCTAAGGCAGCTATTTACGGGATGGAAATACTGCTGTGCACAGGAATAACCTACAGCGCAATTAACTGCAACGTTCCACTCTTACGAGAAaagcaacaaagaaaaaaagaaagtttctTACGTTCAACAACCGAGCATATTCCGAAAAAGAGAGCTCTCGATGTTCTTTTGACTCTTGGCAAAGAATATCTTGCCGTGTTGGATGAACTAAAAAAGCCACCAG ATTACAATACTGACACTGACTGCGCCGCAAAATTATCAACGGCAGTGACCTGcggatttcttcttttagttcTAGATGAACGAGAGATTTGTGTGGAGTGTAAAGAAGGTTTAGGACATAGCGAATTTCACGATCCGCAATCCACCGCAGTCAACACCTTAAATTCCTGTctag ATCGCGGCGGATTAAATTTTCCTTCTAAGGAATTTGTGGAAAGAATGTGGACGATCCATAGATTTGTGGAAATGTTCTTGCACAAGGCACACAACACAAGAAAAATTCGTGAAGACACTGTAAATTTTCTTGCACAGCACATAGCTGCTTGTTCGACCTTCTGCTGCAGCCGTGGAAAGGAATTGCCACCTGAAAACAAACATAATGAACGTCTTGTACTATTAATTCTATTGAAGTTTATAAATCCAATGATTAATGGTTACGCAAGCAAACAAACAGATTTGCAGGCCAATGCACCAACTGTTGGTAACAACAAGATTGCCAATCGTAAATACAACACACATTCCAAATGA
- the LOC123472352 gene encoding jerky protein homolog-like, with translation MGKAKENLDPRNKTFSARQRDGFKVKRVRAPLTVKDKLKVIDMLKSGNSQRKIAIEFDISKSQVQQIGKNQDEILKGVDSGDLKLSAKVTKNRSENRELDDAVYTCFTEMRNPKFRCKPLSISRAHIQARALREAEIRGVSGFSASDGWFRNWRRRYEVGASIRLFYRAMPSRTYLAYNESRKTVRGTKALKAKDRVTLVLCVNADGTCKVDPLIVGSAVKPHCFRDSPCPVPYINQKNAWVDSLVYRQWWENIFLPAVRDWTDEPVALVMDNFSGHDVSCEDPTGQVSVFFFPPNSTSVHQPLDQGIISAVKIDYKKRMLSKFIEAYDDIERIQQLASTIKKGRKGLKVDEFLNASVGDTFMSISQCDSHPISQKDMYDPETDLRNNLWKYAVEAITMPINDPVLLELAQKLRTHILNI, from the exons AtgggaaaagcaaaagaaaatttagatCCGCGTAACAAGACTTTTAGTGCTAGACAACGTGACGGTTTTAAAGTTAAGAGAGTAAGAGCTCCTCTAACTGTTAAAGATAAACTGAAGGTTATTGACATGTTAAAGAGTGGCAATTCCCAACGTAAAATTGCGATCGAGTTCGACATTTCAAAATCCCAAGTGCAGCAGATAGGAAAAAACCAagatgaaattttaaaaggtGTAGATAGTGGTGATTTAAAATTATCGGCTAAGGTAACGAAGAATAGGTCCGAAAACAGAGAACTCgacgatgcagtttacacctGTTTTACAGAGATGCGTAATCCAAAATTTCGATGCAAACCATTGTCGATTTCACGTGCACACATTCAAGCTCGTGCGTTACGTGAAGCTGAAATCCGTGGTGTTTCTGGGTTTTCAGCATCGGATGGTTGGTTCCGAAATTGGCGAAGGCGCTATGAAGTTGGCGCGAGCATTC GGTTGTTCTACCGCGCCATGCCTTCGCGGACTTATCTCGCTTACAACGAAAGTCGGAAAACAGTTAGAGGGACCAAAGCATTGAAGGCAAAAGACCGTGTCACACTAGTGTTGTGTGTCAATGCTGATG GGACCTGCAAAGTAGACCCTCTGATTGTCGGCTCAGCCGTTAAACCTCACTGCTTTCGTGATTCACCTTGCCCAGTCCCTTatatcaaccaaaaaaatgcTTGGGTTGATTCGTTGGTCTACCGACAATGGtgggaaaatatttttttgcctGCCGTTCGTGACTGGACAGATGAGCCCGTTGCTCTTGTTATGGATAACTTCTCGGGCCATGATGTGAGTTGTGAAGATCCTACAGGGCAg GTTTCTGTCTTCTTTTTCCCACCCAATTCAACATCGGTTCACCAGCCACTCGATCAGGGAATCATATCTGCTGTCAAGATCGATTACAAAAAGCGAATGCTTTCAAAGTTCATCGAGGCATATGATGACATCGAACGAATCCAGCAGTTAGCcagtacaataaaaaaaggaagaaaaggactCA AGGTCGATGAGTTTTTAAACGCATCCGTTGGAGATACATTCATGTCAATAAGCCAGTGTGATAGTCATCCAATTAGTCAGAAAGATATGTATGATCCCGAAACCGACTTGCGTAATAATCTGTGGAAATATGCTGTTGAAGCCATTACTATGCCTATTAATGACCCTGTTCTTCTTGAACTTGCCCAAAAGTTGCGCACCCATATcctaaatatttaa